From a region of the Cucumis sativus cultivar 9930 chromosome 6, Cucumber_9930_V3, whole genome shotgun sequence genome:
- the LOC101222392 gene encoding nuclear pore complex protein NUP96, which yields MASSSCLPLVSENFSEDHDGKSYLPPFMSSRPDLDAMTSEDQATLQHKRRKIASDAGFSSHDHLKEHKNSFPTLQSPDYYISPSLEEMSIHVLKDPNYTSQVLDFTIGRCGYGSVKFFGKTDVRCLDLDQIVKFHKNEVIVYEDETTKPIVGQGLNKPAEVTLVLQSITTSFLGRQFDNVVKKLKYFTERQGAHFISFEPENCEWKFSVNHFSRFGLTEDEEEDVVMDDPNAVQEPAEINCNEISENNENSPMDFTESVLCHSLPAHLGLDPVKMKEMRMVIFPENEQEFEDYNESPKFQKSFTGREYMRTTPFKDSSQRTNQKLNSLVVRKTPLALLEYNQGSLDSNSPGSILMSQPKKVTPVKRSKAEGFKLDLTHETPITLDHSRNIVDAGLFMGRSFRVGWGPNGILVHTGNLVGSKNSQRVLSSIINVEKVAIDNVVRDENRKMRKELVEYAFDLPLSLHKEMNHEFEEEVGSFNLKLQKVVFNRLMLSDICRSYIDIVERQLEVPGLSSSARLVLTHQIMVWELIKVLFSERENVGNSLDSDNEEDMMQEQDIKEDSPEFDLEALPLIRRAEFSCWLQESVFPQVQYELGSLKDSSYLEHIFLLMTGRQLDAAVQLASSKGDVRLACLLSQAGGFTVGSTVKRNDVALQLDIWRRNGLDFNFIEKERTQVYELLAGNIFDALHDFDLDWKRFLGLLMWYRLPPDTTLPVIFHSYQHLLKSGRAPLPVPVYADGPQELVLKSNTNECLDLSYFLMLLHANEDPEFGFLKTMFSAFSSTDDPLDYHMIWHQRAVLEAIGAISSKDLHILDMGFVSQLLCLGQCHWAIYVVLHMPFRDDFPHLQAKVIKEILFQYCEIWSSQESQFEFIENLGVPRIWLHEAMAVFFSYLGNLPEALEHFIECRNWHKAHTIFTTSVAHKLFLSAEHSDIWKFATSMEMHKSEIENWEFGAGIYISFYSLRSSLQENTEGSELDSLESRNAACGEFLGRLNESLAVWGDRLPVQARVVYSKMAEEISRLLLSDIGEGSTRDAQLSCFDTIFSAPMREDLRSSHLQDAVSLFTCYLSEITS from the exons ATGGCGTCGTCCTCTTGTCTTCCTTTGGTTTCTG AGAATTTCAGTGAAGATCACGATGGAAAAAGCTACCTACCACCCTTTATGAGTTCGAGGCCGGATCTTGATGCTATGACCTCTGAAGATCAAGCTACTTTACAacacaagagaagaaaaattgcCTCTGATGCTGGTTTTTCATCTCACGATCATTTGAAGGAGCACAAAAATTCCTTTCCGACATTGCAGTCTCCtgattattatatttctcCAAGCTTGGAGGAGATGTCTATCCATGTTCTGAAAGATCCTAATTATACTAGTCAAGTGTTAGATTTTACAATAGGACGTTGTGGTTATGGATCTGTTAAGTTTTTTGGGAAGACTGACGTTAGATGCTTAGATTTAGACCAAATTGTCAAGTTTCATAAGAATGAAGTAATTGTGTATGAAGATGAAACTACCAAACCTATAGTTGGTCAAGGCCTTAACAAGCCTGCTGAAGTTACTTTGGTTCTCCAGTCAATAACAACCAGCTTTTTAGGGAGGCAATTTGATAATGTtgtgaagaaattgaaatactTTACTGAGAGACAGGGAGCTCACTTCATTTCATTTGAACCAGAAAATTGTGAATGGAAGTTCTCAGTTAACCATTTCAGCCGGTTTGGCTTGacagaagatgaagaagaggatGTTGTAATGGACGATCCAAATGCAGTGCAAGAACCTGCAGAGATCAACTGCAACGAGATATctgaaaataatgaaaacagCCCTATGGACTTCACCGAATCTGTGCTTTGTCATTCCCTTCCTGCACATCTTGGGCTTGATCCAGtaaagatgaaagaaatgagaatGGTTATATTTCCTGAAAACGAGCAGGAATTTGAGGATTATAATGAATctcctaaatttcaaaaatcatttacaGGTAGAGAATATATGAGAACAACTCCTTTTAAGGATTCTTCTCAGAGGAcaaaccaaaaattaaattctctaGTTGTCAGAAAGACTCCACTAGCATTACTTGAATACAATCAAGGTAGCCTTGACTCAAATTCTCCTGGTTCCATTTTGATGTCCCAACCAAAAAAGGTTACTCCTGTTAAGCGCTCGAAAGCAGAAGGTTTCAAGCTAGACCTCACACATGAAACTCCAATTACTCTAGATCATTCTCGCAACATAGTTGATGCAGGTTTGTTTATGGGTAGGTCATTTCGAGTAGGGTGGGGCCCTAATGGCATCCTAGTTCATACTGGAAATTTGGTGGGGAGTAAGAATTCACAGAGGGTCCTTTCTTCCATAATAAATGTAGAGAAAGTTGCCATCGACAATGTGGTGAGAGATGAAAATCGTAAAATGCGTAAAGAATTAGTTGAATATGCTTTTGATCTTCCTTTAAGTTTACACAAGGAAATGAATCATGAATTCGAAGAAGAAGTGGGATCCTTCAATTTGAAACTTCAAAAGGTTGTCTTCAATCGTCTAATGCTTTCAGATATTTGTAGGAGCTATATAGATATTGTTGAAAGACAGCTTGAAGTTCCTGGATTATCTTCTTCCGCTCGTTTAGTCTTGACACACCAGATAATGGTCTGGGAATTGataaaagttcttttttctgAAAGGGAAAATGTTGGGAATAGTTTGGACAGTGATAATGAGGAAGACATGATGCAGGAGCAGGATATAAAAGAAGATTCACCGGAATTTGACTTGGAAGCACTCCCTCTTATCCGGAGGGCTGAATTCAGCTGTTGGCTACAAGAGAGTGTTTTTCCTCAGGTGCAATATGAATTAGGTTCATTAAAGGATTCCAGTTATCTTGAACATATATTTCTTCTCATGACTGGGCGGCAGCTGGATGCAGCCGTGCAACTTGCTTCTTCTAAAGGTGATGTGCGACTTGCTTGTTTGCTGAGCCAGGCTGGTGGATTCACTGTTGGATCCACCGTGAAGCGCAATGATGTTGCTCTACAACTTGATATTTGGAGAAGGAATGGATTGGATTTCAACTTTATTGAGAAGGAACGGACACAGGTATATGAGCTGCTGGCAGGGAATATATTTGATGCTTTGCATGACTTTGACCTTGACTGGAAGAGATTTCTAGGGCTATTGATGTGGTATCGTCTACCACCAGATACCACTCTTCCTGTAATATTTCACTCTTATCAGCATCTTCTTAAGAGTGGAAGGGCTCCACTCCCTGTTCCAGTTTATGCTGATGGGCCTCAAGAACTGGTTTTGAAGTCTAATACAAATGAATGTCTTGACCTCTCATATTTTCTCATGCTGCTTCATGCTAATGAAGATCCTGAGTTTGGCTTTCTTAAGACCATGTTTAGTGCCTTCTCATCAACGGATGACCCACTTGATTATCACATGATCTGGCACCAGCGTGCAGTGTTGGAAGCTATTGGTGCAATCAGTTCTAAAGATCTGCATATTCTTGATATGGGATTCGTTTCTCAATTGCTGTGTTTGGGGCAATGTCACTGGGCCATCTATGTGGTCCTTCATATGCCCTTCCGTGATGATTTTCCACACCTTCAGGCTAAAGTAATCAAGGAAATACTATTCCAATACTGTGAAATATGGAGTTCACAGGAAtcacaatttgaatttattgagAACTTGGGTGTTCCAAGAATATGGCTACATGAGGCTATG GCAGTTTTTTTCAGTTACCTTGGGAATCTACCAGAGGCCCTCGAACATTTCATTGAATGTAGAAATTGGCATAAAGCTCATACTATTTTTACAACTTCAGTTGCTCATAAATTATTCCTTTCAG CTGAGCACTCAGATATATGGAAGTTTGCTACTTCAATGGAGATGCACAAGTCTGAAATAGAAAATTGGGAATTCGGTGCTGGAATTTATATATCCTTCTACTCTTTGAGGAGTTCTTTGCAGGAAAACACTGAAGGGAGTGAACTG GATTCACTTGAGAGCAGAAATGCTGCTTGTGGGGAATTTCTTGGTCGACTTAATGAATCATTGGCAGTTTGGGGTGACAGATTACCAGTTCAGGCAAG AGTTGTTTACTCCAAGATGGCCGAGGAGATAAGTAGATTACTTCTATCAGATATTGGGGAGGGTTCTACTCGTGATGCTCAGTTGAGTTGCTTTGACACTATATTTTCTGCCCCAATGCGAGAGGATCTTCGCTCAAGTCACTTGCAGGATGCAGTTTCTCTTTTTACTTGTTACCTGTCAGAAATCACATCATAG
- the LOC101222873 gene encoding G2/mitotic-specific cyclin S13-7, with protein MAARAVVPQRQLRIRDEGKPNVVAAEGRTRRILKDIGNLVPDQAVEGKHGPQPPDKNKRAITKKINGGVGKGVNVTKAAITEKQKPKPKTLLSLADEGHIINIKDTKSKDKNKKSLTSTLSARSKAACGITNKPLDSSVTNIDEADANNELAVVEYIDDMYKFYKLAEGESIVSDYMGTQPDLNAKMRSILIDWLIEVHRKFELMPETLYLAVNIVDRFLSLKTVPRKELQLVGISSMLIACKYEEIWAPEVNDFVSISANTYQREQILVMEKVILGRLEWLLTVPTPYVFLVRYVKASEPSDDEMENMVFFLAELGLMNYQISISYSPSTIASAAVYVARCTLEKNPIWTATLHHHTGYVEEELKECAELLVNLHRGVVDSKLKAVYRKYTSPDRRAVSLLPPAKSSTPDCSPEV; from the exons ATGGCGGCTCGAGCTGTTGTTCCTCAAAGACAACTACGAATCAGAG ATGAAGGTAAGCCGAATGTGGTAGCAGCCGAaggaagaacaagaagaattCTCAAAGACATAGGCAATCTCGTGCCTGATCAAGCCGTAGAAGGGAAACACGGGCCCCAACCACCAGATAAGAATAAA AGAGCAAtcaccaaaaaaataaatggagGAGTTGGGAAGGGAGTTAATGTAACGAAGGCCGCAATTACTGAGAAACAGAAACCGAAACCGAAGACTCTACTCAGCTTGGCCGATGAGGGACATATAATCAACATCAAAGATACTAAATCAAAGGACAAGAATAAGAAATCTCTGACTTCAACACTTAGTGCTAGAAGCAAG GCTGCTTGTGGAATCACCAATAAACCGCTGGATTCTTCAGTAACTAATATTGATGAAGCAGATGCCAACAATGAATTGGCCGTAGTTGAATACATCGATGACATGTACAAGTTTTACAAGCTTGCAGAA GGTGAGAGCATAGTATCAGATTACATGGGAACACAACCAGATTTGAATGCAAAGATGAGATCCATTCTCATAGATTGGTTGATAGAAGTCCATCGAAAGTTTGAATTGATGCCGGAAACCCTTTATCTCGCTGTAAACATCGTCGATCGATTTCTTTCCTTAAAGACTGTACCAAGGAAGGAACTTCAATTGGTAGGTATCAGCTCTATGCTGATAGCGTGCAAATATGAAGAGATTTGGGCCCCAGAg GTCAATGACTTTGTAAGTATATCTGCAAATACTTATCAAAGAGAACAAATTCTGGTGATGGAGAAAGTAATCTTGGGTAGGCTGGAATGGCTTCTAACAGTTCCTACACCttatgtttttcttgttcGATATGTAAAGGCTTCTGAGCCATCTGATGATGAG ATGGAGAATATGGTATTTTTTCTGGCTGAGCTTGGTTTGATGAACTATCAAATATCTATATCATATAGCCCTTCAACGATTGCTTCAGCCGCTGTTTATGTTGCACGATGTACACTTGAAAAGAACCCTATTTGGACAGCCACTTTGCATCACCATACAGGCTATGTTGAAGAGGAGTTGAA GGAATGTGCAGAACTCCTTGTGAACCTGCACCGTGGAGTTGTAGATTCCAAGCTCAAGGCTGTGTATAGAAAGTATACAAGTCCAGATCGTCGTGCTGTTTCTCTTCTTCCCCCAGCCAAAAGTTCAACTCCAGATTGCAGTCCAGAAGTATGA
- the LOC101205095 gene encoding putative pectinesterase 63 produces the protein MQPRINALAITRLVTFLATFTAILAVSPPIPVEKSQLAGWFTENVKPFAVRNKAELDPALATAEENATVIKVMSDGTGNFKTVTEAIASVPADNKKRVVIWIGVGVYKEKLKIDRNKPFVTLYGSDPKNMPKLTFDGDAAKYGTVYSATLIVEADYFTAANLIIENSSPRPDGVRKGAQALAARFMGTKAAIYNCKFLGFQDTLCDDDGLHFYKDCFIQGTVDFIFGKGTSLYLNTQLDVAGDGGLAVITAHSREQEADTSGYSFVHCSITGTGGKNTYLGRAWMPRSRVVFAYTTIADIIHPEGWNDMKHAGFDKTVMFGEYKCSGPGAVSTGRVAYGKQLTDVEVKPFLGLEYVQSEKWLLPPPSPQV, from the exons atgcaACCTCGCATAAATGCACTCGCTATTACAAGATTGGTAACTTTCCTAGCAACTTTTACTGCCATCTTGGCCGTATCGCCGCCGATCCCGGTTGAGAAGTCGCAATTAGCCGGGTGGTTTACAGAAAATGTGAAGCCGTTTGCCGTTCGTAATAAGGCGGAGCTTGATCCCGCGCTGGCGACTGCAGAAGAAAACGCAACCGTAATTAAGGTAATGAGTGATGGAACGGGAAATTTCAAGACAGTCACTGAAGCTATTGCGAGCGTGCCAGCGGACAACAAGAAACGTGTAGTGATTTGGATTGGAGTAGGCGTTTATAAGGAGAAACTTAAGATCGATAGAAATAAGCCTTTTGTTACTCTCTATGGCTCTGATCCTAAGAATATGCCTAAGTTGACTTTTGATGGCGATGCTGCTAAATACGGTACCGTTTATAGTGCTACATTGATTGTTGAAGCGGATTACTTCACTGCGGCTAATCTGATCATTGAG AACTCATCACCAAGGCCAGATGGGGTAAGAAAAGGAGCACAAGCATTAGCGGCAAGATTTATGGGAACTAAAGCCGCAATTTACAATTGCAAATTCCTTGGATTTCAAGATACCCTTTGTGACGATGACGGTTTACATTTCTACAAAGATTGCTTCATTCAAGGCACTGTTGATTTCATTTTCGGAAAAGGAACTTCCCTTTATTtg AACACCCAATTGGACGTGGCTGGAGATGGAGGATTGGCAGTGATAACAGCCCATTCAAGAGAACAAGAAGCTGACACCAGTGGTTATTCGTTTGTTCATTGTAGCATTACTGGAACTGGCGGTAAAAACACTTACTTGGGAAGAGCTTGGATGCCAAGATCTAGAGTTGTCTTTGCCTACACTACAATAGCTGATATCATTCATCCCGAAGGCTGGAATGACATGAAGCATGCAGGTTTCGACAA GACGGTTATGTTCGGAGAATATAAGTGTTCAGGGCCAGGAGCTGTGTCGACCGGACGTGTAGCCTACGGCAAGCAATTGACTGATGTAGAAGTGAAGCCATTTCTTGGTCTGGAATACGTGCAAAGTGAGAAGTGGTTGCTTCCTCCTCCCAGTCCTCAAGTTTAG
- the LOC101222630 gene encoding cysteine desulfurase 1, chloroplastic has translation MKWNDWYGHRYQIHYSKAFWILKFREPQRMMEGMVLKSPSFHSQFHFQFMNPNRCISCFSSTLRASSSPLLRFRNPRLPSHFSVSASASTAKETDSLHLNSLSLGHTTRPDFPILHQEVNGSKLVYLDNAATSQKPISVLNALQNYYQAYNSNVHRGIHFLSAKATDEYERARKKVASFINAGDAKEIVFTRNATEAINLVAYSWGLANLKSGDEIILTVAEHHSAIVPWQLVAERTGAVLKFVNLGEHDVPNLKDLKEMFSTKTKLVVTHHVSNVLASVLPIGEIVGLAHRFGAKVLVDACQSVPHMVVDVQALDADFLVASSHKMCGPTGIGFLYGKIDLLSAMPPFLGGGEMISDVFLDHSTFAQPPSRFEAGTPAIGEAIGLGAAIDYLSGIGMQKIHSYEEELANYLYENLRAVPNIRIYGPAPTAHVQRAALCSFNIGDIHPTDIATFLDQQHGVAIRSGHHCAQPLHRALGVSSSARVSLYFYNTKEDVDYFIQALNDTVSFFDSFK, from the exons ATGAAATGGAATGATTGGTACGGTCATCGATACCAAATCCATTATTCCAAAGCCTTTTGGATTCTCAAGTTCAGGGAACCACAGAGGATGATGGAAGGGATGGTTCTGAAGTCCCCATCCTTCCATTCCCAATTTCACTTCCAATTCATGAACCCTAATCGTtgcatttcttgtttttcttccacCCTTCGTGCTTCCTCTTCTCCTCTTCTCCGCTTCCGTAATCCCAGACTTCCCTCTCACTTCTCAGTTTCTGCTTCTGCTTCCACCGCCAAGGAAACCGACAGCTTGCATCTCAACTCTCTTTCGCTTGGCCACACAACTCGCCCTGATTTCCCCATCCTTCATCAG GAAGTAAATGGCTCCAAGCTTGTCTACTTAGACAACGCTGCCACTTCTCAGAAACCAATTTCTGTTTTAAATGCTTTGCAGAATTATTATCAGGCTTACAACTCAAATGTTCATCGTGGCATACACTTTTTGAG TGCGAAAGCAACTGATGAGTATGAGCGGGCAAGGAAGAAAGTTGCGTCCTTTATCAATGCTGGAGATGCTAAAGAGATCGTTTTTACCAGGAATGCAACTGAAGCTATCAATCTAGTCGCTTATTCTTGGGGCCTAGCGAATCTGAAATCGGGAGATGAG ATCATACTTACGGTTGCTGAACATCATAGTGCCATTGTTCCTTGGCAACTTGTAGCTGAAAGGACTGGTGCTGTTCTGAAGTTTGTAAATTTAGGTGAACATGATGTCCCAAACTTGAAAGACTTAAAGGAAATGTTTTCAACAAAAACGAAGCTTGTGGTTACCCATCATGTCTCAAATGTACTAG CTTCTGTTCTTCCAATTGGAGAAATAGTTGGCTTGGCACATCGTTTTGGGGCAAAAGTGCTTGTAGATGCATGCCAGAGTGTTCCGCATATGGTTGTTGACGTCCAGGCGCTTGATGCTGACTTTCTTGTTGCTTCTTCTCACAAG ATGTGTGGGCCTACAGGCATCGGATTCTTGTATGGAAAGATCGATCTGCTGTCTGCAATGCCTCCATTCTTAG GTGGTGGAGAGATGATCTCAGATGTATTTCTGGACCATTCTACATTTGCACAACCTCCTTCCAG ATTTGAAGCTGGGACACCGGCAATTGGAGAAGCAATTGGTTTGGGAGCTGCTATTGATTATTTATCCGGGATCGGAATGCAAAAAATTCATAGTTATGAA GAAGAATTGGCGAATTATCTATATGAAAATCTTCGTGCGGTCCCTAACATTCGGATATATGGCCCAGCTCCCACAGCACATGTTCAACGTGCCGCGCTGTGTTCTTTCAATATTGGAGACATTCATCCAACGGACATTGCAACATTTCTCGATCAACAG CATGGTGTAGCCATCAGATCGGGACATCACTGTGCGCAGCCCCTCCATCGGGCTCTCGGTGTCAGCTCAAGTGCTCGAGTTAGCCTTTACTTCTACAACACAAAAGAGGATGTGGACTACTTTATCCAGGCTCTAAACGACACCGTAAGTTTCTTCGACTCTTTCAAGTAA
- the LOC101223106 gene encoding molybdopterin synthase catalytic subunit → MTSEERTFVEILEDNIPIDMAKYITFVSAPQAGAISTFSGTTRDNFEGKTVVELRYEAYVPMAIRSIKSICSSARSSWNLHSIAVAHRLGPVPVGEISVFIAVSAVHRADAMDCCRFVIDELKACVPIWKKEVYDNGEVWKENSEFMDRRLELVNKEGDDHNENETAVVRHNRKSCCGSKVKVMNEEPSKCIISSDHEEGNHQHNVKNENENENEEAQLQRNIRKSCCGSKVKLNE, encoded by the coding sequence ATGACTTCGGAGGAGAGaacttttgttgaaattttggaagatAACATTCCAATAGACATGGCCAAGTACATCACGTTCGTTAGTGCTCCCCAGGCTGGCGCTATCTCTACATTTTCAGGTACTACTCGGGACAATTTTGAAGGCAAGACGGTGGTTGAATTGCGGTATGAGGCTTATGTACCAATGGCTATTCGGAGCATCAAATCCATATGTTCATCAGCTAGATCGTCTTGGAACCTCCATTCGATTGCAGTTGCCCACCGCCTAGGTCCTGTTCCTGTTGGGGAGATTAGCGTTTTCATTGCCGTTTCAGCTGTTCATCGTGCTGATGCAATGGATTGTTGCCGTTTTGTGATTGATGAACTCAAGGCTTGTGTGCCAATATGGAAAAAGGAGGTTTATGATAATGGGGAAGTTTGGAAGGAGAATTCTGAGTTCATGGATAGAAGATTGGAGCTTGTGAATAAGGAAGGAGATGATCacaatgaaaatgaaactgCAGTTGTAAGGCATAACAGGAAAAGCTGCTGTGGCTCAAAGGTTAAGGTGATGAATGAAGAACCGTCTAAGTGTATTATTAGTTCAGATCATGAAGAAGGCAACCACCAACACaatgttaaaaatgaaaatgaaaatgaaaatgaagaagctCAACTTCAAAGGAATATCAGGAAAAGTTGTTGTGGTTCAAAGGTTAAGttgaatgaatga